One Halalkalicoccus sp. NIPERK01 genomic region harbors:
- a CDS encoding cytochrome bc complex cytochrome b subunit, whose translation MSDNTSDTDGGEPQTDGGGVPAVPPDDETPTWRERKERTQGLSRLTYEYFERSRREDQDLRQESTYVERDVLGFPTWPHETIRNLALTSFFVGMMFLVAAAAPPHMPEAADPSSTPPVILPDWYLYWSYGLLHLNPINPELAILGGEKLVSDRVYGVMANIVVVSVIAIVPFLNKGSARRPVEEPFWAALGVGGVIFAITIAALPLEDMITFIPGELVFNLVFFLPLIGFFLAYAILKTMREGYMYSLNRRYYRLRPPR comes from the coding sequence ATGAGCGACAACACTTCAGACACCGACGGCGGAGAGCCCCAGACCGACGGGGGCGGCGTCCCGGCCGTCCCGCCGGACGACGAGACGCCGACCTGGCGCGAGCGCAAGGAGCGCACCCAGGGGCTCTCGAGACTGACCTACGAGTACTTCGAGCGCTCCCGGCGCGAGGACCAGGACCTCCGCCAGGAGTCGACGTACGTCGAGCGCGACGTCCTCGGGTTCCCGACGTGGCCCCACGAGACGATCCGCAACCTCGCGTTGACCTCGTTTTTCGTCGGGATGATGTTCCTCGTGGCCGCGGCGGCCCCGCCACACATGCCGGAAGCGGCCGACCCGAGTTCGACGCCGCCCGTGATCCTGCCCGACTGGTATCTCTACTGGTCGTACGGCCTGCTCCACCTCAATCCGATCAACCCCGAACTCGCGATCCTCGGCGGCGAGAAGCTGGTGAGCGACCGCGTCTACGGCGTGATGGCGAACATCGTCGTCGTCAGCGTCATCGCCATCGTTCCCTTCCTGAACAAGGGCAGTGCGCGACGACCGGTCGAGGAGCCGTTCTGGGCGGCGCTCGGGGTCGGCGGCGTCATCTTCGCGATCACCATCGCGGCCCTCCCGCTGGAGGACATGATCACGTTCATCCCCGGCGAACTCGTGTTCAATCTGGTCTTCTTCCTGCCGTTGATCGGCTTCTTCCTCGCGTACGCCATCCTGAAGACGATGCGCGAGGGCTACATGTATTCGCTCAACCGACGGTACTACCGGCTTCGACCGCCGAGGTAA